In a genomic window of Streptomyces koelreuteriae:
- a CDS encoding DUF5719 family protein has product MNRTTLSLIAGVTALAAVTGFAALSAPDTPGADATAKAAAQLPVERTSLLCPAPSTSDLAETSYTSFTPVTKGTESGGKAELRAAAEGKSGKPVLTPKEPGKPVTGDSSGAEAPALVGTADGRFAPGWTVQQTTEVAAGTGRGLQGVNCTAPDTSFWFPGASTAADRTDYVHLTNPDDSAAVVDLELYGKDGTLQSPVGEGITVQPHSSEPVLLSTLTEEEQTNLTVHVNVRSGRVGASVQALDDKLGGDWLAASTDPSGSLVLPGIPKDATSVRLVAFTPGDEDADLKVRLASPSGLITPAGHETVHVKGGMTTAVDLGDVTRGEAGSLVLTPTDRSVPVVAALRVVRGKGDKQETAFIPAARPVGTRATSADNNAKGSTLSLTAPGRSATVKVTASAGSEGGTPASKTYTIKAGTTQDIEPPAPGGLKGTYALTVEPVSGGPVYGARTLTANESGVPAFTVQTLPDDRGTVAVPEADEDLSVLQK; this is encoded by the coding sequence GTGAACCGCACCACCCTGTCCCTCATCGCCGGTGTGACCGCGCTCGCCGCCGTCACCGGCTTCGCCGCGCTGTCCGCCCCGGACACCCCGGGCGCGGACGCCACCGCCAAGGCGGCCGCCCAACTGCCCGTGGAGCGCACGAGCCTGCTGTGCCCGGCGCCCAGTACGTCCGACCTCGCCGAGACGTCGTACACGTCCTTCACGCCCGTCACGAAGGGCACGGAGAGCGGCGGCAAGGCCGAACTCCGGGCGGCGGCCGAGGGCAAGTCCGGGAAGCCCGTGCTCACCCCCAAGGAGCCCGGCAAGCCGGTCACCGGGGACAGCTCGGGTGCCGAGGCCCCCGCGCTCGTCGGGACCGCCGACGGCAGGTTCGCGCCCGGCTGGACCGTCCAGCAGACCACCGAGGTCGCCGCCGGGACCGGACGCGGCCTCCAGGGCGTCAACTGCACGGCACCGGACACGAGTTTCTGGTTCCCCGGAGCCAGCACGGCGGCCGACCGCACCGACTACGTCCACCTGACGAACCCCGACGACTCGGCCGCCGTGGTCGACCTCGAGCTCTACGGCAAGGACGGCACCCTGCAGTCCCCGGTGGGGGAGGGCATCACCGTCCAGCCGCACTCCAGCGAGCCGGTCCTGCTCTCCACGCTCACGGAGGAGGAGCAGACCAACCTCACCGTGCACGTCAACGTCCGCAGCGGACGCGTCGGCGCCTCCGTGCAGGCCCTGGACGACAAGCTCGGCGGCGACTGGCTGGCCGCGTCCACGGACCCGTCGGGCAGCCTGGTGCTGCCCGGCATCCCCAAGGACGCCACCTCCGTGCGCCTGGTCGCCTTCACCCCCGGCGACGAGGACGCGGACCTGAAGGTGCGCCTCGCCTCCCCCTCCGGGCTGATCACCCCGGCCGGGCACGAGACGGTGCACGTCAAGGGCGGCATGACGACCGCCGTCGACCTGGGCGACGTCACACGCGGCGAGGCGGGCTCCCTGGTGCTGACGCCGACGGACCGGTCCGTACCGGTCGTGGCGGCCCTGCGGGTCGTACGGGGCAAGGGCGACAAGCAGGAGACGGCGTTCATCCCGGCCGCCCGCCCGGTCGGCACGCGCGCGACGTCCGCGGACAACAACGCCAAGGGCAGCACCCTGTCCCTGACCGCACCCGGCCGCTCCGCCACGGTCAAGGTCACCGCCTCGGCGGGCAGCGAGGGCGGCACCCCGGCATCGAAGACGTACACGATCAAGGCCGGCACCACCCAGGACATCGAGCCCCCGGCCCCCGGCGGCCTCAAGGGCACCTACGCCCTCACGGTCGAGCCGGTCTCCGGCGGCCCGGTCTACGGCGCCCGCACCCTGACGGCGAACGAGAGCGGCGTCCCCGCCTTCACGGTCCAGACCCTCCCCGACGACCGGGGCACGGTGGCGGTACCGGAGGCGGACGAGGACCTGTCGGTGCTGCAGAAGTAG
- a CDS encoding metallopeptidase family protein — protein sequence MEKPVTPRAAAPGPRRRDRHGRGMRGPIAPPQVPLAASRAEAFADLVQDSVERLERRWPQLADIDFLVLEVPRLDGPGEAWNEEAVPLGGTISAREGHPARVVVYRRPVEIRTKGRDERAALVHEVVVEQVAELLGLTPETVDPRYGEEQG from the coding sequence ATGGAGAAGCCCGTAACGCCCCGTGCCGCCGCCCCCGGGCCCCGACGTCGTGATCGCCACGGCCGGGGCATGCGCGGCCCGATCGCACCGCCGCAGGTGCCGCTCGCCGCGAGCCGCGCGGAGGCGTTCGCCGATCTGGTGCAGGACTCCGTGGAGCGCCTGGAGCGGCGCTGGCCGCAGCTCGCCGACATCGACTTCCTGGTGCTGGAGGTGCCGCGGCTCGACGGGCCCGGCGAGGCGTGGAACGAGGAGGCGGTTCCGCTCGGCGGCACGATCAGCGCGCGCGAGGGGCACCCCGCGCGCGTGGTGGTCTACCGGCGGCCGGTGGAGATCCGCACCAAGGGGCGCGACGAGCGGGCGGCGCTGGTGCACGAGGTCGTCGTCGAGCAGGTCGCCGAGCTGCTGGGGCTGACGCCGGAGACGGTGGATCCGCGGTACGGCGAGGAGCAGGGCTGA
- a CDS encoding DUF3499 domain-containing protein: MESRRGPLKSAVPSNIVSPVRRCSRTACGRPAVATLTYVYADSTAVLGPLATYAEPHCYDLCAEHSERLTAPRGWEVVRLLDGSAPARPSGDDLEALANAVREAARPQERAAGAGGAGRAADPMEVARRGHLRVLRSPDN, from the coding sequence GTGGAGAGTCGTCGCGGCCCGCTCAAGAGTGCGGTACCGTCCAACATCGTGAGCCCTGTACGTCGCTGTTCGCGCACCGCCTGCGGCCGTCCCGCCGTCGCGACGCTGACGTACGTCTACGCCGACTCGACCGCGGTCCTCGGCCCGCTCGCCACCTACGCCGAACCCCACTGTTACGACCTGTGCGCCGAGCACTCCGAGCGCCTCACCGCCCCGCGCGGCTGGGAGGTCGTCCGGCTCCTCGACGGCTCGGCCCCGGCCCGCCCCAGCGGGGACGACCTGGAAGCCCTTGCGAACGCCGTGCGGGAGGCGGCCCGCCCCCAGGAGCGGGCGGCCGGGGCCGGTGGCGCGGGGCGTGCGGCCGACCCGATGGAGGTCGCGCGGCGGGGTCATCTGCGGGTTCTGCGGTCCCCCGACAACTGA
- a CDS encoding L-lactate permease, translating into MYVQELEPVAGSLGVSALVAALPLVIVLVLLGGVRLKAHLAGLIGLLAAVLVAWLAYGMPLGQTLSSAAQGAVFGLFPILWIVVNALWVYRMTVRTRHFDILRRSFGRLSDDPRIQALVIAFCFGALLEALAGFGAPVAISAVMLVALGFDPVRAAVVALVANTAPVAFGAMGTPVVTLAQVTGLPLDSVASVVGRQTPLLALVVPLVLVWLVDGRRGLRETWVPALACGVAFAVAQFAASNYVSAQLADIGAALAGAGALAAVPHARVPAAESVRASVLTGARSEELDEEDPPREILRAYAPYALIVVIFSVAQIPAVKDWLAKTTQTYDWPFLNVAGPDGDPVSGNVFTWPIVSTGGTLVLLAGICTAAVIGVHARVAVREWLATVHELRFAILTVTSVLALAYVMNLSGQAATIGHFVAAAGAGLAFLSPVLGWFGVAVTGSDTSANALFGALQVTAARESGLSPDLLAAANSSGGVLGKMISPQNLTIACAAVGLAGREGDLLRKVLPWSLGLLLVMCLIVVGQSTPVLGWMLP; encoded by the coding sequence TTGTACGTCCAGGAACTGGAACCCGTCGCCGGCTCGCTGGGCGTGTCCGCCCTCGTGGCCGCCCTGCCCCTCGTGATCGTCCTGGTCCTGCTCGGCGGCGTCCGCCTCAAGGCACATCTGGCAGGCCTGATCGGCCTCCTCGCCGCCGTGCTCGTCGCCTGGCTCGCGTACGGCATGCCCCTCGGCCAGACCCTCTCCAGCGCCGCCCAGGGCGCCGTCTTCGGCCTCTTCCCCATCCTGTGGATCGTCGTCAACGCCCTGTGGGTGTACCGGATGACCGTCCGCACCCGGCACTTCGACATCCTGCGCCGGTCCTTCGGGCGGCTCTCCGACGACCCGCGCATCCAGGCACTCGTCATCGCCTTCTGCTTCGGGGCGTTGCTGGAGGCACTCGCCGGTTTCGGGGCGCCCGTAGCGATCAGCGCGGTCATGCTGGTCGCCCTCGGCTTCGACCCGGTGCGCGCCGCCGTCGTCGCCCTGGTCGCCAACACCGCGCCCGTGGCCTTCGGCGCTATGGGCACCCCGGTCGTCACCCTCGCCCAGGTCACCGGACTGCCCCTGGACTCCGTGGCGTCCGTGGTGGGCCGTCAGACGCCGCTGCTGGCCCTCGTGGTGCCGCTGGTCCTGGTCTGGCTCGTGGACGGCCGCCGCGGGCTGCGCGAGACCTGGGTGCCCGCCCTGGCGTGCGGAGTCGCCTTCGCCGTCGCCCAGTTCGCCGCCTCCAACTACGTCTCCGCCCAACTCGCCGACATCGGCGCCGCCCTGGCCGGCGCGGGCGCCCTGGCCGCCGTACCGCACGCGCGCGTGCCCGCCGCCGAGTCCGTACGCGCCTCCGTGCTGACCGGCGCCCGCAGCGAGGAACTCGACGAGGAGGACCCGCCCCGCGAGATCCTGCGCGCCTACGCCCCCTACGCGCTGATCGTCGTGATCTTCTCCGTCGCGCAGATACCGGCCGTCAAGGACTGGCTGGCCAAGACCACCCAGACCTACGACTGGCCCTTCCTGAACGTGGCCGGGCCGGACGGCGACCCGGTCAGCGGCAACGTCTTCACCTGGCCGATCGTGTCGACCGGCGGCACGCTGGTGCTCCTCGCCGGCATCTGCACCGCCGCCGTCATCGGCGTCCACGCGCGCGTGGCGGTCAGGGAGTGGCTCGCGACGGTCCACGAACTGCGCTTCGCGATCCTGACCGTGACCTCCGTACTGGCGCTCGCCTACGTCATGAACCTCTCCGGCCAGGCGGCGACCATCGGCCACTTCGTCGCGGCGGCCGGAGCCGGACTGGCGTTCCTCTCACCCGTCCTCGGCTGGTTCGGCGTCGCCGTCACCGGCTCCGACACCTCCGCCAACGCCCTCTTCGGCGCCCTCCAGGTGACCGCCGCCCGCGAGTCGGGACTCTCCCCCGACCTGCTGGCCGCCGCCAACAGCTCCGGCGGCGTCCTCGGCAAGATGATCTCCCCGCAGAACCTCACCATCGCCTGCGCGGCCGTCGGCCTCGCGGGCCGGGAGGGCGACCTGCTGCGCAAGGTACTGCCCTGGAGCCTGGGCCTGCTGCTGGTCATGTGCCTGATCGTCGTAGGCCAGAGCACACCGGTCCTGGGCTGGATGCTGCCCTGA
- a CDS encoding phosphomannomutase/phosphoglucomutase, producing MAADLSQVVKAYDVRGVVPDQWDESLAELFGAAFVRVTGASAIATGHDMRPSSPGLSRAFARGAAAQGADVTEIGLCSTDQLYYASGALNLPGAMFTASHNPARYNGIKLCRAGAAPVGQDTGLAEIRELVEGWSESGAPEPAATTGTITGRDTLPDYAAHLLSLVDLASVRPLKAVVDAGNGMGGHTVPEVFAGLPVTLVPMYFELDGTFPNHEANPLDPANLVDLRKRVREEGADLGLAFDGDADRCFVIDERGEPVSPSAITALVASRELAKHGGKGVIIHNLITSWSVPEVVKENGGDPVRTRVGHSFIKAEMARSGAIFGGEHSAHYYFRDFWNADTGMLAALHVLAALGGQAGPLSALVAQYDRYAGSGEINSTVTDQTARLAAIRSAYENRDGVELDELDGLTVSAADWWFNVRPSNTEPLLRLNAEARDPETMARVRDEALAIIRG from the coding sequence GTGGCTGCTGATCTGTCGCAGGTCGTGAAGGCGTACGACGTACGCGGGGTCGTCCCGGACCAGTGGGACGAGTCCCTGGCCGAGCTCTTCGGGGCGGCCTTCGTCCGGGTCACCGGTGCGAGCGCCATCGCGACCGGGCACGACATGCGGCCCTCCTCGCCGGGCCTGTCGCGTGCCTTCGCGCGCGGGGCCGCCGCACAGGGCGCCGACGTCACGGAGATCGGCCTCTGCTCGACGGACCAGCTGTACTACGCCTCGGGCGCGCTGAACCTGCCCGGCGCCATGTTCACCGCCTCCCACAACCCGGCGCGGTACAACGGCATCAAGCTGTGCCGCGCGGGCGCCGCCCCGGTCGGCCAGGACACCGGCCTCGCGGAGATCCGCGAACTCGTCGAGGGCTGGAGCGAGTCGGGCGCCCCGGAGCCGGCCGCGACGACGGGCACGATCACCGGCCGCGACACGTTGCCGGACTACGCGGCGCACCTGCTCTCGCTGGTCGACCTGGCCTCCGTCCGCCCCCTGAAGGCCGTCGTCGACGCGGGCAACGGCATGGGCGGCCACACGGTCCCCGAGGTCTTCGCCGGCCTGCCGGTGACCCTGGTGCCGATGTACTTCGAGCTCGACGGCACCTTCCCCAACCACGAGGCCAACCCCCTCGACCCGGCCAACCTCGTCGATCTGCGCAAGCGCGTCCGCGAGGAGGGCGCCGACCTCGGCCTCGCCTTCGACGGCGACGCCGACCGCTGCTTCGTGATCGACGAGCGCGGCGAGCCGGTCTCCCCGTCCGCGATCACCGCGCTGGTCGCCTCCCGCGAGCTCGCCAAGCACGGCGGCAAGGGCGTGATCATCCACAACCTGATCACGTCCTGGTCCGTCCCCGAGGTCGTCAAGGAGAACGGCGGCGACCCCGTCCGCACCCGCGTCGGCCACTCCTTCATCAAGGCGGAGATGGCCCGGTCCGGCGCGATCTTCGGCGGCGAGCACTCCGCGCACTACTACTTCCGCGACTTCTGGAACGCCGACACGGGCATGCTGGCCGCCCTCCACGTCCTCGCGGCCCTCGGCGGCCAGGCAGGCCCCCTCTCCGCCCTCGTCGCCCAGTACGACCGCTACGCGGGCTCCGGCGAGATCAACTCCACGGTCACCGACCAGACGGCCCGCCTCGCCGCGATCCGCTCCGCGTACGAGAACCGCGACGGCGTCGAACTGGACGAACTCGACGGCCTCACGGTCTCCGCCGCCGACTGGTGGTTCAACGTCCGCCCCTCCAACACGGAGCCGCTGCTGCGCCTGAACGCGGAGGCGAGGGACCCGGAGACGATGGCCCGGGTGCGGGACGAGGCGCTGGCGATCATCAGAGGCTGA
- a CDS encoding Trm112 family protein translates to MPLESGLLDILACPACHAPLKEQDTELICTDQSCALAYPVRDGIPVLLVDEARRPA, encoded by the coding sequence ATGCCCCTCGAATCCGGTCTCCTGGACATCCTCGCCTGCCCGGCCTGCCACGCCCCGCTCAAGGAGCAGGACACCGAACTGATCTGCACCGACCAGAGCTGCGCCCTGGCCTACCCCGTCCGCGACGGCATCCCCGTCCTCCTGGTCGACGAGGCCCGCCGCCCCGCGTAG
- a CDS encoding SIS domain-containing protein has protein sequence MLDESLLDSPEGLAEADHRGLLRGAAEAGARVRTAARHAAEAGINDLKPDGRPRGVLIAGPGAAATHAADLLGTLAGAGSPVTRLAPTGVAPAAGALRWELPGWVGSVDLLLITTPDGTEPGLSLLAEQAYRRGCTVVAVAPSRSPLADAVNGSHGLFVPMATAPYDQDEPFAASAPGVLWALLTPLLALLDRAGVLTAPPDALGKVADRLDRIAERCGPAIATYSNAAKTLAAELADALPIVWTEGVSAGPAGRRFAAALAELSGTPAVVAELPEALAAHSALLAGPLAASADPDDFFRDRVEEAPALHARVVLLRDRPIGGLTAAPGARDLALSHDTPISELEPEAGDELETLAELIAITDFAAVYLALASRA, from the coding sequence ATGCTCGACGAATCGCTGCTCGACTCCCCAGAGGGCCTCGCGGAGGCCGACCACCGAGGCCTGCTCCGCGGCGCCGCGGAAGCCGGCGCCCGAGTCCGCACGGCCGCCCGCCACGCCGCCGAGGCAGGCATCAACGACCTCAAGCCCGACGGCCGCCCCCGCGGCGTCCTCATCGCCGGCCCGGGCGCCGCCGCCACCCACGCGGCCGACCTCCTCGGCACACTCGCCGGCGCCGGCAGCCCGGTCACCCGCCTCGCCCCCACCGGCGTCGCCCCCGCCGCGGGCGCCCTGCGCTGGGAACTGCCCGGCTGGGTCGGCTCCGTGGACCTCCTGCTGATCACCACCCCGGACGGCACCGAACCGGGCCTGTCCCTCCTCGCCGAGCAGGCCTACCGCCGCGGTTGCACCGTCGTCGCCGTAGCCCCCAGCAGGTCCCCGCTCGCCGACGCCGTGAACGGCTCGCACGGCCTGTTCGTCCCCATGGCGACCGCCCCCTACGACCAGGACGAGCCCTTCGCCGCGTCCGCCCCCGGCGTCCTGTGGGCCCTGCTCACCCCGCTCCTCGCGCTCCTGGACCGCGCGGGCGTGCTCACCGCCCCGCCGGACGCCCTAGGCAAGGTCGCCGACCGCCTCGACCGCATCGCCGAACGCTGCGGCCCCGCCATCGCGACCTACAGCAACGCCGCCAAGACCCTGGCCGCCGAACTCGCCGACGCCCTCCCCATCGTCTGGACCGAGGGCGTCTCCGCCGGACCGGCGGGCCGCCGTTTCGCCGCCGCCCTCGCCGAACTGTCCGGCACCCCCGCGGTCGTCGCCGAACTCCCCGAGGCCCTCGCCGCGCACAGCGCCCTGCTCGCGGGCCCGCTGGCCGCCAGCGCCGACCCCGACGACTTCTTCCGCGACCGCGTCGAGGAAGCCCCCGCCCTCCACGCGCGCGTGGTGCTGCTCCGCGACCGCCCCATCGGCGGCCTCACCGCCGCCCCCGGCGCCCGCGACCTGGCCCTCAGCCACGACACCCCGATCAGCGAACTGGAACCGGAGGCGGGCGACGAGCTGGAGACCCTCGCCGAACTGATCGCCATCACGGATTTCGCCGCCGTTTACCTGGCGCTCGCTTCGAGGGCCTGA
- the manA gene encoding mannose-6-phosphate isomerase, class I, protein MDRLDNTIRPYAWGSPTAIPNLLGVEPTGEPQAEMWMGAHPGAPSRTGRGTLVEVVDAAPEKELGPDAVAKFGPRLPFLLKILAAGAPLSLQVHPDLAQAKEGYADEERRGIPVDAPHRNYKDANHKPELICALTEFDGLCGFRDPLEAAGLLDDLGVDSLKPYVDLLHAHPEDAALREVLTAILTADPDEMSRTVEEAAAACDRLGGAYAPYADIAHHYPGDPGVIAAMLLNHVRLQPGEALYLGAGVPHAYLQGLGVEIMANSDNVLRCGLTPKHVDVPELLRIVHFRAGDPGVLRPEASPDGEEVYETPIDEFRLSRYVLPEAGATHDLTRPTPQILLCTAGSLRAGEHDLTPGRSVFVAAGEKAEVSGTGTFFRATVIA, encoded by the coding sequence ATGGACCGCCTCGACAACACCATCCGCCCCTACGCCTGGGGTTCCCCGACCGCCATCCCGAATCTGCTCGGCGTCGAACCGACCGGCGAGCCGCAGGCGGAGATGTGGATGGGGGCCCACCCGGGCGCCCCCTCCCGCACCGGCCGGGGCACACTCGTCGAGGTCGTCGACGCCGCCCCCGAGAAGGAACTGGGACCGGACGCCGTCGCCAAGTTCGGCCCCCGTCTGCCCTTCCTCCTCAAGATCCTCGCCGCCGGAGCCCCGCTCTCCCTCCAGGTCCACCCCGACCTGGCGCAGGCGAAGGAGGGCTACGCGGACGAGGAGCGCCGAGGCATCCCCGTGGACGCCCCGCACCGCAACTACAAGGACGCCAACCACAAGCCCGAACTGATCTGCGCGCTCACCGAGTTCGACGGCCTGTGTGGCTTCCGCGACCCGCTCGAGGCCGCCGGCCTGCTCGACGACCTCGGCGTCGACTCCCTCAAGCCGTACGTCGACCTGCTGCACGCCCACCCCGAGGACGCGGCCCTGCGCGAGGTCCTCACGGCGATCCTCACCGCCGACCCCGACGAGATGTCCCGCACGGTCGAGGAAGCGGCCGCCGCCTGCGACCGCCTCGGCGGCGCCTACGCCCCCTACGCCGACATCGCCCACCACTACCCGGGCGACCCCGGCGTGATCGCCGCGATGCTGCTCAACCACGTCCGGCTCCAGCCCGGCGAGGCCCTCTACCTCGGCGCCGGCGTCCCGCACGCCTACCTCCAGGGCCTCGGCGTGGAGATCATGGCCAACTCCGACAACGTCCTGCGCTGCGGCCTCACCCCCAAGCACGTCGACGTCCCCGAACTGCTGCGCATCGTCCACTTCCGCGCCGGCGACCCCGGCGTCCTGCGCCCCGAGGCCTCCCCGGACGGCGAGGAGGTCTACGAGACCCCGATCGACGAGTTCCGCCTCTCCCGCTACGTCCTGCCCGAGGCCGGTGCCACCCACGACCTCACCCGCCCGACCCCGCAGATCCTGCTCTGCACGGCCGGCTCCCTCCGGGCGGGCGAACACGACCTCACCCCGGGCCGGTCCGTCTTCGTCGCCGCCGGCGAAAAGGCCGAAGTGTCCGGAACCGGCACATTCTTCCGGGCCACGGTCATCGCCTGA
- a CDS encoding cation diffusion facilitator family transporter yields the protein MSASGGTKAIVAALAANLAIAVAKFVAFLFSGSSSMLAESVHSLADSGNQALLLLGGKKAKREATPQHPFGYGRERYIYAFLVSIVLFSVGGMFALYEGYEKIKHPHELTNWYWPVGVLVFAIIAETFSFRTAIKESNVLRGRKSWKEFVRHAKAPELPVVLLEDLGALVGLILALGGVGLALLTGESVWDGIGTLCIGILLILIALVLAAETKSLLLGEAAGAEETQKIEKALVDGDTVTGIIHMRTLHLGPEELLVAAKITVQHDDTATEIAAAINAAESRIREAVPIARVIYLEPDIYSETEAAKGPDPEASPGGPTPSEAGH from the coding sequence ATGAGCGCGTCAGGCGGCACCAAGGCGATCGTGGCGGCACTGGCCGCGAACCTCGCGATCGCGGTAGCGAAGTTCGTGGCGTTCCTCTTCAGCGGCTCGTCCTCGATGCTCGCCGAGTCCGTGCACTCGCTCGCCGACTCCGGCAACCAGGCACTCCTCCTCCTCGGCGGCAAGAAGGCGAAGCGCGAGGCCACCCCGCAACACCCCTTCGGCTACGGCCGCGAGCGCTACATCTACGCCTTCCTCGTCTCGATCGTCCTCTTCTCGGTCGGCGGCATGTTCGCCCTCTACGAGGGCTACGAGAAGATCAAGCACCCGCACGAGCTGACGAACTGGTACTGGCCGGTCGGCGTCCTGGTCTTCGCAATCATCGCCGAGACCTTCTCCTTCCGGACCGCCATCAAGGAGTCCAACGTCCTGCGCGGGCGCAAGTCCTGGAAGGAGTTCGTCCGCCACGCCAAGGCCCCCGAGCTCCCGGTCGTCCTCCTGGAGGACCTCGGCGCCCTCGTCGGCCTGATCCTCGCCCTCGGCGGCGTCGGCCTCGCCCTGCTCACCGGCGAGAGCGTCTGGGACGGCATCGGCACCCTCTGCATCGGCATCCTGCTCATCCTGATCGCCCTGGTCCTCGCCGCCGAGACCAAGTCCCTGCTGCTCGGCGAGGCCGCCGGCGCCGAGGAGACGCAGAAGATCGAGAAGGCGCTCGTCGACGGCGACACCGTCACCGGCATCATCCACATGCGCACGCTCCACCTCGGCCCCGAGGAGCTGCTCGTCGCCGCCAAGATCACCGTCCAGCACGACGACACGGCCACCGAGATCGCCGCCGCGATCAACGCCGCCGAGTCCCGCATCCGCGAGGCCGTCCCGATCGCCCGCGTGATCTACCTCGAGCCGGACATCTACAGCGAGACCGAAGCCGCCAAGGGCCCGGACCCCGAGGCATCGCCCGGGGGACCGACGCCGAGCGAAGCCGGGCACTGA